In a single window of the Pseudogemmatithrix spongiicola genome:
- the dgcN gene encoding N-acetyltransferase DgcN, which produces MEIAHPYLLFIGDVPDALAAKTAQGIVDWRPEWCVGQLRYPGCKADLGIPDLSVTAARAAGVRTLIVGAANAGGILPDHWVATIVEALDAGMDVASGLHVRLGSVAAIADAARRNGRSLFDVRHSSQRFDTGKGDKRSGMRLLTVGTDCSVGKKYTALALEKGMRAAGFEADFRATGQTGVFISGRGVAIDAVVADFISGAVEWISPAAAPHHWDLIEGQGSLFHPSFAGVTLGLLHGAQPDAFVVCHEPTRTTMRGVKHPLPSIQAVIDLTVRCGQLTNPQIRCVGIAVNTEALEESAARAYLARVEAEHGLPATDPVRFGVEPIVARLAREFPRAG; this is translated from the coding sequence ATGGAAATCGCTCATCCATACCTTCTGTTCATCGGCGACGTGCCCGACGCGCTCGCCGCCAAGACCGCGCAAGGCATTGTCGACTGGCGCCCCGAGTGGTGCGTCGGCCAGCTGCGCTATCCCGGCTGCAAGGCCGACCTCGGCATCCCGGACCTGAGCGTGACGGCCGCGCGTGCGGCCGGTGTCCGTACGCTGATCGTCGGTGCCGCGAACGCCGGTGGCATCCTCCCGGACCACTGGGTCGCGACCATCGTCGAAGCGCTGGATGCGGGCATGGACGTGGCGAGCGGCTTGCACGTGCGCCTCGGGTCTGTGGCGGCGATCGCCGACGCGGCCCGGCGCAACGGGCGCTCTCTCTTCGATGTGCGCCACTCGTCGCAGCGGTTCGATACCGGCAAGGGCGACAAGCGCAGCGGCATGCGCCTGCTGACGGTCGGCACGGATTGCTCGGTGGGCAAGAAGTACACGGCGCTGGCGCTGGAGAAGGGCATGCGGGCCGCGGGCTTCGAGGCCGACTTCCGCGCCACCGGGCAGACCGGCGTGTTCATCTCCGGCCGCGGCGTCGCCATCGACGCCGTGGTCGCGGACTTCATCTCGGGCGCGGTCGAGTGGATCTCGCCGGCCGCGGCGCCCCACCACTGGGACCTGATCGAAGGACAGGGCTCCCTGTTCCATCCGTCGTTCGCCGGCGTGACGCTCGGGCTGCTGCACGGCGCGCAACCAGACGCCTTCGTGGTGTGCCACGAACCCACGCGCACGACCATGCGCGGCGTGAAGCATCCGTTGCCGAGCATCCAGGCGGTGATCGATCTCACGGTGCGCTGCGGGCAGCTCACCAATCCGCAGATCCGCTGCGTCGGCATCGCCGTCAACACCGAAGCGCTCGAGGAATCGGCGGCGCGGGCGTATCTCGCGCGCGTCGAGGCCGAGCATGGGCTGCCCGCGACGGACCCGGTGCGCTTCGGCGTGGAGCCGATCGTCGCGCGCCTCGCGCGCGAGTTCCCGCGCGCGGGCTGA